One genomic segment of Methanolinea mesophila includes these proteins:
- a CDS encoding carbohydrate kinase family protein has protein sequence MIAVVGHTAIDHISRVVSFPPPNGSTTILDRKVYFGGGAANIAAGIATLGESCTLVSAVGPDFEGSEYDRWMKDLGIGQQFFVDPGANTPTAFMFTDPSGDQITFFEWGASRQFAGSPAPSFPFVHLATADPGFNVRVAEKSGFTSFDPGQDLHRYTASDLYSIIRHTSLLFANEHEVEGMCRTMDLSRDALIGMVPMALFTMSSRGSTLHHEGESHFVPAIPVTCADPTGAGDSYRAGFLSAYQRGLPPVECARVGTVTASFVVEKIGCQTNLPRWEDMKVRYENYFGRFDY, from the coding sequence ATGATCGCGGTCGTGGGGCATACCGCGATCGATCATATCTCCCGGGTGGTCTCTTTTCCGCCGCCCAACGGTTCCACCACCATCCTTGACCGGAAAGTGTACTTCGGGGGGGGTGCGGCGAATATTGCTGCCGGTATCGCGACCCTGGGTGAGTCCTGCACCCTGGTGAGCGCGGTCGGTCCCGATTTCGAGGGGAGCGAGTATGACCGCTGGATGAAAGATCTCGGCATCGGCCAGCAGTTCTTCGTGGATCCTGGTGCGAACACCCCGACCGCGTTCATGTTCACCGACCCCTCAGGGGACCAGATCACGTTCTTCGAATGGGGCGCCTCACGGCAGTTCGCAGGGTCTCCTGCCCCCTCCTTCCCCTTCGTCCATCTCGCCACCGCCGACCCGGGGTTCAACGTGCGGGTTGCGGAAAAGAGCGGGTTTACTTCGTTCGACCCGGGACAGGACCTGCACCGTTATACCGCGTCCGACCTGTATTCCATCATTCGCCATACTTCACTCCTGTTTGCGAACGAGCACGAGGTGGAAGGAATGTGCAGGACCATGGACCTCTCACGGGACGCCCTTATCGGGATGGTCCCTATGGCGCTCTTTACCATGAGTTCCCGGGGGAGCACGCTCCATCACGAGGGGGAGTCGCATTTCGTCCCTGCGATCCCGGTCACCTGCGCAGACCCCACCGGTGCGGGCGACTCCTACCGGGCGGGATTCCTCTCGGCATACCAGAGGGGGCTCCCCCCCGTCGAGTGCGCCCGGGTAGGAACGGTGACGGCCTCGTTCGTGGTCGAGAAGATCGGCTGCCAGACCAATCTCCCCCGCTGGGAGGACATGAAGGTACGATACGAGAACTATTTTGGGAGATTTGATTACTGA
- a CDS encoding nitroreductase family protein, protein MNSSDFFGFVSTRSSVRSYTGQELTPEEVEYLMDCASTAPSAGNMQAWDVVLVTDEQQKERLSAAALEQPHVRAAAALLVVTANYVRSMSRYGERGILYAIQDATIACTYMMLAAHAAGLVTCWVGAFEEEEVKQLLRLPVHVRPVAILCVGKGIPPTVHTGRMSPAEHIHEDRW, encoded by the coding sequence ATTAACTCCTCTGATTTCTTCGGGTTCGTCTCCACCAGGTCGTCGGTGCGCAGCTATACGGGGCAGGAACTCACCCCCGAAGAGGTCGAGTACCTCATGGACTGCGCATCCACCGCACCGAGCGCGGGGAACATGCAGGCCTGGGACGTGGTGCTGGTCACCGACGAGCAGCAAAAAGAGCGGTTATCCGCCGCGGCCCTGGAACAGCCGCATGTCAGGGCTGCGGCCGCGCTTCTGGTGGTGACCGCAAATTACGTCCGTTCCATGTCCCGGTACGGGGAACGCGGGATCCTCTACGCGATACAGGACGCCACTATCGCCTGCACCTACATGATGCTCGCCGCTCATGCGGCGGGCCTTGTGACCTGCTGGGTGGGAGCGTTCGAAGAAGAAGAGGTCAAACAGCTGCTCCGCCTCCCCGTGCATGTCCGCCCGGTCGCGATACTCTGCGTCGGGAAGGGGATCCCGCCCACGGTGCATACCGGGAGAATGTCTCCCGCGGAGCACATTCATGAGGACCGCTGGTGA
- a CDS encoding DUF555 domain-containing protein: protein MPDYLVTLESAWIIKDAKSLEDAISIAISEAGKRLNPSAKYVEVEAGMLACPFCEGELNSAIIVAKTALIGLSLEMKVFRADSKEHAARIAKSVIGKALRDVPLEVKDVQEL from the coding sequence ATGCCGGACTACCTCGTTACTCTCGAATCGGCCTGGATTATAAAGGACGCGAAGTCCCTGGAGGATGCGATCAGCATCGCCATCTCCGAGGCCGGAAAACGCCTGAACCCCTCGGCAAAATACGTGGAGGTGGAGGCCGGGATGCTGGCCTGCCCCTTCTGCGAGGGTGAACTGAACAGTGCCATAATCGTGGCGAAGACTGCGCTCATCGGGCTCTCGCTCGAGATGAAGGTCTTCCGCGCCGATTCGAAGGAGCACGCCGCCCGGATTGCAAAATCGGTGATCGGGAAGGCGTTGCGGGACGTACCCCTCGAAGTCAAGGATGTGCAGGAGTTATGA